The proteins below come from a single Nostoc sp. KVJ3 genomic window:
- a CDS encoding glutathione S-transferase family protein: protein MAQIKVYSAVVCPYAHRTRLVLQEKGIDFDLIEIDLQNKPEGFTKVSPYGKVPAITHGDNRVWESAVINEYLDEVFPNPPLLPSNPADKALARIWIDFANTRFVPAFSTLLRSSDSQKQEEAKQELYKHLEFIENEGLAKLSGEGPYWFGESISLVDLTYFPWFERWAALKQYRGFGIPEQFTRLRQWKHALKERDSVKAIAHSKEFYIERYAKFAAPTLAAV from the coding sequence ATGGCCCAAATCAAAGTATACAGTGCAGTTGTTTGTCCTTATGCTCACCGTACCCGTTTGGTACTTCAAGAGAAGGGCATTGACTTCGATTTGATTGAGATTGATTTGCAAAATAAACCTGAAGGTTTTACCAAAGTTTCTCCTTATGGTAAAGTACCTGCAATAACTCATGGCGATAACCGAGTTTGGGAGTCAGCAGTAATTAACGAGTATCTCGATGAGGTATTTCCCAATCCACCACTGTTACCCAGCAATCCTGCTGATAAGGCACTAGCTCGCATCTGGATCGATTTTGCTAACACCAGATTCGTTCCCGCTTTTTCTACTCTGCTACGGAGTTCAGATTCCCAAAAACAAGAAGAAGCTAAACAAGAACTATATAAACATCTGGAATTCATTGAAAACGAAGGTTTAGCAAAACTTTCTGGGGAAGGCCCTTACTGGTTTGGTGAATCCATCAGTTTGGTGGATTTGACCTATTTCCCCTGGTTTGAGCGCTGGGCTGCACTAAAGCAGTATCGTGGTTTTGGAATACCAGAGCAATTTACCCGTCTACGCCAGTGGAAACATGCTTTAAAAGAGCGTGACTCTGTGAAAGCGATCGCTCACTCTAAGGAATTCTACATCGAGCGATATGCCAAATTTGCAGCGCCTACTCTTGCTGCTGTTTAA
- a CDS encoding aryl-sulfate sulfotransferase, which translates to MTFTVTSVDQNTIRRRGTGLKAYNPEKAFKGYTLFTPLTGQGEVYLLNLEGEVVHQWNLPYPPGLYGYLLPNGNLFYNGKTPPEEPLRFALWAAFKSGVVLEADPQGNIIWEYKHPDHHHDGRRLANGNTILLAIEKIPQSLVSRIKGGVAGTEPDGNIYADVLYEVTPAGEIVWTWHAHEHLDPDIFTITPQDHRHEWTHGNTVGELADGNIIVSFRNISTVVIIDRKTGEIIWTLGDDILAQQHFPNELANGNILIFDNGAHRRHIALNFSRVIEVNRQTKKIVWEYTDNPPQNFFSAYISGAQRLANGNTLITEGAYGRIFEVTVAGDIVWEYINPHFASRNIPGEKSPVTRGEQNTVFRAFRYAPEEIPWL; encoded by the coding sequence ATGACTTTTACAGTAACATCAGTTGACCAGAATACTATTCGTCGTCGGGGTACTGGTTTAAAGGCTTACAATCCCGAAAAAGCATTCAAAGGATACACACTTTTCACACCTTTAACAGGTCAAGGTGAAGTCTACCTTTTGAACCTGGAAGGAGAAGTTGTACACCAGTGGAATCTGCCATATCCACCAGGGTTATATGGTTATCTCTTGCCTAATGGCAACCTTTTTTATAACGGTAAGACTCCACCCGAAGAACCACTACGTTTTGCGTTGTGGGCTGCATTCAAAAGTGGCGTTGTTTTAGAGGCAGATCCCCAAGGAAATATTATCTGGGAGTATAAGCATCCAGATCATCATCACGATGGACGTAGGTTAGCTAATGGGAACACAATTTTACTCGCCATTGAAAAGATACCTCAGTCCTTAGTCTCCCGTATCAAAGGTGGCGTAGCAGGTACAGAACCAGATGGGAATATTTATGCTGATGTGCTTTATGAAGTGACTCCAGCAGGTGAAATTGTTTGGACTTGGCACGCCCACGAACATCTCGATCCAGATATATTTACAATTACACCCCAGGATCATCGACACGAATGGACTCATGGGAATACCGTCGGGGAACTCGCCGATGGCAACATTATAGTGAGCTTTCGTAATATTTCTACAGTTGTGATTATTGATCGCAAAACCGGAGAAATTATTTGGACGTTAGGCGATGATATCCTAGCACAGCAGCACTTTCCCAACGAACTAGCTAACGGTAATATCCTGATTTTCGACAATGGCGCACATCGTCGTCACATCGCTCTCAATTTCTCCCGTGTGATTGAGGTAAATCGTCAAACAAAAAAGATAGTTTGGGAATACACCGACAACCCGCCCCAAAATTTCTTTAGTGCATACATATCAGGAGCGCAACGTTTAGCCAATGGCAATACCTTGATTACAGAAGGTGCTTATGGTCGGATATTTGAGGTGACAGTTGCAGGAGATATTGTTTGGGAATATATTAATCCCCACTTTGCATCTCGGAATATTCCAGGTGAGAAATCGCCGGTAACTCGTGGGGAGCAAAATACAGTTTTCCGCGCCTTCCGTTATGCACCTGAAGAGATACCTTGGCTTTAG